CAAAGCAGCAAGTGGTGGAAAAGGGGCTTTCAGTAAAAGTTAATGGGGATTTAtgcaaaatattcatattatAAATTCactcaaaaaaaattaaacttgatgcaaaatgttaaaggtCTGTTCAATCGATGTATTTGAGCAAAGTTCTGCCCTAAAGCGTGAACATCGATATGCTTCATATGGAAACTGGGGCAAAGTTTGACcaaataagattaaaaacaaaaaaccgcCTCTTAAAAATTTGTTCCACCACAGTCACACTGTCTGCCTTCCCAAGAAAATGAATCTTGTGAGtaaacatgttcattttcaACATTGAAAAAAGCCAAACTAAGACCAAGCGGGTTTCTTACTGTTGCTTTTAGTAAAATATACAAACTGCAAGGACAAATAATCCCacacctttgacctttgacagATAGAGCAGAAGTACAAGAACATCACAGTGAAAGATGAGAGCCCAGCTTTAAAGAAGAAGATCAATGAGTTAACACTGGTGAGACCAAATACACTTTGGTTCATTCATGATGCAACGTTTgttttgctcttcttttttttttatcttctgccAATTTATTATAATCTTTTTCTTCAGgaaaaccaaaaattaaaacaagagcTTCTGAAGTCTCAGACCAAAGTTGCCTGTCTGCAGAGTGAGATGGACGGATTAAAGACAGAGTTAACTGATCAAAGCATGAACTCAGAACGGTAAAAGAAACAtcatttgacatatttttattcttctatgtggtgtttattttagttggggtttttttccagctCAGTGCTGTTATTACatcaaaatatagaaatatagaAACTCAGAGCagggtttcttgttttttttttctgtttcttgttctGTAGCCAAAGCAAAACAACAGTCATGAGGACATTTTCcgtgaaataaaatgtttttttttttaaaagttgtttctaATAAATGCCATCCTAATAAATTAGGATGGCTGCATCACATGATAAAACCTGTCACTTAGGTTGGTGTACCTAAGTATCTCTCACTTCACTCAAATTCAATAATATCTATTCAAGTGATGAACGcgtaatcaatcaatcaatcaaattttatttgtatagcacatttcagcagcaaggcatttcaaagtgctttacatcgtatcaaacacagaaacacaatgcaagatagaatcaacaatcaaaacacgacattaagtcaggttccagcaataaatttgtaattgattacgtttcaaatacaattctaaacaggtgggtttttagtcgagtttgcatccataaaaggtttacctgttacactcctgcTGTGTTacatggaacaaaatacctattgctatttttattcccactcacgctcacagtCACACAGCGTAACAACACAGCCGCTTTAAGCTTTTAACTTTATTACCATCAGATTTTACTACTCACCTTTAAATCTGTGTTCCTCTTCTGCTTCATGCACCACTGTTGCAAGTTCAAAAATCTCTCATTCAGCCCTCAATAAATGTTCAGATAGGATGAACTGGGAAGGATGGATCAGCCCGGTCCTTAAaatgaagggagatgagaacaTTTTTATGGAGGAGCCTTAATCACATCAATTGGCCTTCCAATACAGCCCGATGCAGCatgtaaatttaaaattcaGATATTTCATTTGAAGGGATAACACTAGTCATCCACGTGTGTGGAGTATTCTAACCTTTTTTTACTACAAACTGCAATGTTTTGTTGACATGTTGTTTATTGCACTAAGCAAGAATATCTGCATTTAAGTTCTATGAGATTACTTTCTatctttcagaaattaaaaaggaGTTCAGACATCAACATGTGAACGTTTCTTAGAAAAAAACTGACTATTTCCCGGGGTGTCCTGATTCTTTTATGATCTGTGAAACCCATAAATGACCTGGAGTTTCTGTAATCAAACGACCCCGTGTGAACTGAAGCACAGAGACTGGGAGCTGAGGGCCCAACTCGACCTGCAGAGTGACGTTGGTTTGGCCTCGggaggttttgttttgtcagagcCGAAACAGGATATCCTGGAGCGACTCTGCACACACAATAACTTTTTCAGAAGGGTTGCCTGGCAACAGATGAAACAAAGTCACTGGCAGACAAACACTTCGCCTTCAAGGATCTGCTCATCATCCTCACACAGTCGCTTCTTTATCTTACGGCTGTTACTCAGAAATtatataaaacttttaattgcAGCTTGGGGATTTCACTGCTGTGGATGAACATCAAAACTTTATGATATATATTgcacaaatgctttttttaaaaagttttatatttaacatgGTATGTAGAGACCGAGGGATTTTTAGACCTTGTTTGTATCTTGTGTTTTGCTGCAGAGATGAGGAGCTCATGAAACACTTTGCCGACGAGCGAGACATCCTGGAGAGTCAGATTGAGGTTCTGCAGTAAGTCTGACACTAAAAGTAACATAAAGACAGGAACATAAAACGGGCAGCCttgaatctttattttatttttctatgaatGGACAGGACAGCCAATAGGAAGCTCCATGACACTAACGACAGTCTGAGGTCGACTCTGGAGAAAATCACAAGGGTAAAGACGCTGAAAATGCCTCCCGTTTCCCCCGTGAACTTGATGTGATTCTGACCATTTGTAGGCAACAACATGCCAttaaatttcactttatttcaaatttaaagagaaacttgCTTTTTAAATAGATCTTCAActaaattatgttgtttttgtggtaCAGTCTGGTAACGGTGGATCCCCAGGAGACATCAAGAACAGAAACAGGAGTAAAAGCATCTGCTACCCATCGCCACATGCATTATTAgacaggtaaaataaaatacacagaggtATGTGCAGACTGATCTACATGCTGCTTTTATAATCTCTAGATTTGCTGCACAGCTGCACAAAGTCAGAAAATTAAAGTGTGTGTTTAGATACGTTATGACATACAGTAATTACTATGTAAGCTCAAAGAAGGTTTTTCTCCTCCATCCCATCAGGTGGcaacagacattttttaaaggatttatttgCATGTTCTGTGAATGTGAGTGAAGGAAATATGGCTGACCACTTCAGCTGTCTAATCACACTGAGAAaataattgtgcttttttgtttttgtaaagcagaGATAGACATTAGAATGAGTTATGTAGCCTGTAGGCTATGGTGCTGCTAAACATTGGTGTTAATACGGACGGTAAAatgatatttattaaacaaatgaatgaagATTAGGAAGGAAGTTATGGTGAtgagaaaaagtcagatttatttacacAGCCAGGTCATTGCTATAACATATGCATGTTGTGATTatagcagcaaaaataaaataagtataatataaaacaaagtgaCCTTCAGAGCAGATCATGACTTGATAACAGGAGCGGGTCCAGGATGGACCCTAGAGGAACTGCACATGTAATCCCAACTTATCCAGCCTGATAAACTCCTGTCAGCAAAATAAATGAGTACATTTGACTTAATGTTTTCTCAGGCTTGGCCAGCGTTTGGATGATTTCCCTCTGTACCCGCGTCGGCCCAGCTGCGATACTCTGGCCCTGGCCATCTGTGACCCTGGGCTGAGGCGCAGACACAGCAGCGAGTGCGAGGAGGACAGCCTGCCTGAGATCTACGTGGACAGCGGCATGTCCACACTTAGAGGCTCGCATGGCGGCTACGACTGGGAGCCAGAGGTCCAGGGTCAAGACggtgaagaggaagagaagaaggacAGCATACTGGGCGAAAACTCTGACACAGAGGTCAGATAATAGAGGTTAACGCTTATATATGGTTCTGTACAAACTTCTTACCATTAAAGTCAAGAACTACAGGAATATATGTTCAAGAAAGTACACTCTACTTTTTGATATTTCCAAAAACCTGAATTAAATGCCAGACTTTTATTCAACGTCTCCAGATTTAAATTTTGCTGTTAAATTGCTCggggtgtgtgtttctgtcacaGCCAGCAGAGACTCAAGACGGAGAGTCAGCGATCGGGTCGGACTGCAGCTCAGTTTTGGATTGGAAGCCCACTGACTCGCTTGGTTCCACTACGCCTCCCGCTCCGACAACAAAGAAAACTATCAGCGCCATCAGCTTTCAGGTGAGGGAGTGACACAAAAGCTAGAAACTACTATTTCAAGTAACCTATCCATGGAGCATATGAAAAATGTAGCAATGCATTataattttgtaaacatttgtaAGTTTcagattaaagtgttttttagaGTTTTTGCCACAGATATAAACATGGAAAGTTGTACTGTTccttaaaaatcagaaaacaatatCCCTTAGGGTCTAAAAGATGCATTTTTCTAGCTTATTGATCATTGTTGAATTGTTGgaattatgatttttatctgcCAAATTGCGTTATATGGGATATACAGTAGGTGCTTGGCTGAATTGtcttttttatgtagttttgtGTTACTCAAACCACATGTTGCATACAGTCTGAATGGTTGCTGACCAGTAAGTATGTTAAGACAAACACTATTgagaatatttaacattttataaataagtcATCAGATTAGATCCTGTGTCAAATTAGAATGACAAAAggtttcattttctaaaaacaaacatataacatttcatgtctttttttatactgttgaaaacaaaatatgatttaatgcCCTCTTTTTGTAttaaagtcttttaaaatgGTAACAAAAAGACATACTCAAAACAGCGACACTGAGTGCAAGAATAATCCAATTAATCTACGATACATAAACACACTCAGCCAGCTTCTCTCAGTCTGAGAAAATGATGGCCAACTTTTAAAAGGTAGAAAGCTGCTTTGAGGTCGGGGATCAATCACACCTTACCAGGCAGAGTTTCAGAGTCTTGTAATGGCAAGATGGATCAGGGCCTCTTCTGCAGAAATGCAGGCATTGCTCTGGTCTGTTGTGATGAAGAAAACGGAGAGTCAAACTTCTAGATTTGCTTTTCCATCTGTTTTCTGACCCTCACCAGGCATGAGATGTGGATTATGGGTAAAAGAGTGAGATCCCAAACACCAGCATGTCGAACAAGCTTTCTATTTAAAGTGGTTGGAATCGACCTTAGAGATGAGATGGGAGCTTTGTCAGgctcagagctgctgctcatCTCTCAGGCATTGAGCATCTGAACAGGATGTCGTTCTTGACGTCCCTTTCTTTCATGGGAAAGCCTTGAAATCCCTCAGAAAGAGCAGGGAAGGCGCATCGGCGACCCATGTACACGGCTGTCACAAGTTCGAGTCCTGGCCTGTTGACCTTAGCCAAACATCTTCCCCATCTCACCTGCTTTCCAGCCCACTAAAtatcaaagaaagaaatctaGAGCCAGAAAATCCTTAAAAGAAAGTGGGACGTGTCATTGGTGAGTTGGATGTCTGGGTTTCGCTCCTGCACATGTTTCCCTATCAGTAGAGGAGTAAAGGACAGTGGGTAGTTGGATGGATGACCAGAGTAACCTCTAATGGTTACTCTGATGTTTACTctgctcctctttctcctctgcAGAATGACGACAAAGAAAACGCTGACCTCGGCTACATGACGTCAGAGAAGGCCTACAGGATCGTCTTAGCAGGAGACGTGGCTGTGGGAAAATCTAGCTTCCTGCTTCGCCTCTGCAAGAACGAATTTAAACTGAACTCCAGCACTACTCTGGGTGAGCTGGAGAAACTAAAACCTGCTCTAGCTGCTGATAAATATTGTATTAGAACCAGGACATCCTgattttaagttagtttttgttttctgtggtcTCAGGCGTGGACTTTCAGATGAAAACACTCATTGTGGACGGAGAGCCAGTTTTATTACAATTATGGGACACTGCAGGGCAGGAGAGGTGagtgaggaaaaagaaaaattatattggGTACATGCACAATAAAAGGAATTGTTCTACTCCATAAAAGTGTAATAATGTTagtgaaaaggttttgttttcttatgtttttgtgaACCTCATCTCTTCTTCGGTTGTCCTCACAGGTTTCGCAGCATTGCCAAGTCCTACTTCAGGCGTGCAGATGGTGTGTTACTGTTGTACGATGTCAACTGTGAGAAAACCTTCCTGAATGTTAGAGATTGGGTGGACATGATTGAGGTAACACACTGGTTTGCTTCCCTGCTGTTTCTAGACATTTTCACATTGAGCCAACTCATAAAACTTGTTTAATCCTTCAACCAATGTGTgcaataaattcatttaaatgtaaaacacgTTTCTCTCTTCCTATTTGCAGCCGATATGTAAGTTTTTGATGGACGGCATGTATTTGGTGTGTTTTGCTGTCCTGTGAACTTTGAGTTTTGCATGCTGGTCTTTGATAGTGGTGTGATGTCggtgaaaagaaaatagaaatatgtcCATTCAGTGCTGCACTGTGTTGAAATCTTAACAAGCCTACaccttttctaaaaacattttatgatctgcactgtgacatcatcagagctctatttgttatttcttttccaGGATATGGCCCATGATGATATTCCCATCATGCTTGTGGGTAACAAGTGCGATCTTCGGCAAGATGGAGATAAATCTGTTCCTACCAGCTACGGACAAAAGCTTGCAATGGTAGagacaaacaaaattattttattacacttaaCTTGTAATCCATTGAATCCATTCATTTATTTGGCGGTtgatacatttgtatttatcacAACGTGCATTTATTACAGTTGAGCCCAAAACTATTTAATCTTAACATTTTGGAAAGGTTCAGCCAGAATCCTGAATCTGTGGaggaagctaaagattagggtgatggccaAGGGGTCTTCCAACCTCAAACACTTGGAGCCTTTTACCTGAGacaaatcatcaaaataccagtggaaatATGCAGAAAGTTGCTGCAGAAACCTTTTGGTTAGGTTTTTTTCTCTTAGGTAAAGATAAACATGTCAGAAATAATGCTTTATGGGGTGGTGATGAGTTATCTaattaataaaatcttttttgatcTATATTCAAATCCTCTTTCTATTTACTGTTTGGACTGAAagtaaatagaaacaaatacttcataataaatcATAATATTGTATTTCTGCCTCCAACCACCAGACCTACAACACTCTGTTCTGTGAAACTAGTGCCAAAGATGGCTCCAACATCCTGGAGGCTGTGCTGCACCTGGCCAGGTGAGGCGCTGTCAGTTTCTTATCCAGGtttagtttaaattatttatgtccTCTCTacattatatttgttttgaagGCTTAAAACTTAGAATGCATCAGATTGCTGTTAATTGAATGACTGATCAATGTCACTAGATGCTCTTTTACATGTGGAAActtataattgttttttgcCTCTGGCAGGTTGGTAATAAAGCAGGCCACCTTTGAGGAGAAACACCATCAGTCGCTGACCAGTTTAAATGCTCCCAAGAATAAACCGAAGTTCTCCTGCTGCACCTGATCAAATTCACCAGAGCTAAACCTCCTCATCTGCTTTAATGTGAAGAATACAAGGAGCAGAAATCtaacaaaacagcaacacagaaataattgttggaaaaaagcaacaaccaaaactgttttatttataaagaaagtGGCAAAAAGAAGAGAGTTAAGATTCAGCCGCTGCACATCAAGAAGTTTGAGTTATTGCCGACTTTTTCTCTGTGAAAGataatttcattgttttttgtgcGGTTATGCATACTTTACAGGATGTATTTATGAATTGTTTGccattcaaacatttttctcagagaaaaactgaatcATGATACTAAAACTGGGAAAAGGAAGAGGAGTTGGAAAGTaaagaaagaggaagtgaaTATGATGAAATGATGTGAAAATAATGTAAGGGGTGCAATCGGTTTATGTGTCGCACTTTTACTGGTGGGAAAAGATACAGAGAGTATTGATGACGAAAACTGAGACTGAGAATTGAGGCAGATTTAAGCACTAAATGTCCATGATGGTCTCAGGTGAAATGTCCCGACCCACTTCTAAATAATACCAAGCagtgttacatttttgttgttataaAGTTTCTACttgtttatttcagctctacAAATGCTATTAAGTTCAAGATGTtctctaaataataaataaataagagagtAGAACAGTGTATAGACTGTTATTTTTAAGAAGCAATGCacaattttaattcaataaaggAATTATTGCATGCTTTCTGTTTTCTATGCCAAAAGGGCAACAAAAGTGTCAAGATGGGGGACATTTTTTTGAAAGCTGTTCCAATTTTACATTTAGTTAAcgtttaaatgataaattaaacagaaacactAAACTGTCAGTGTTGTCTGGACTGGAGGGTCTAAATAGTGACCAGCAAAGAGAAATAAGGCTGAAAGagtgttggggaaaaaaaatccaagccCAGCGTACAAAATCCAAATATGTgaagaaaattgaaaatttattgcTGACAACTAAAAACTAGAGAcagcaaaacataaaagcaagagcaagataaaaaaaaagaatgaatagGCCAGAGTGACTATATATATGACAAAGTATGTGTGACAATTAACTAAGTTGAAACCAGAAGACTGAAACAATTGAAAGAATCTAATTAGAAAAATGGCTGAAGGTACAGAAAACCGAGCAATCACAGTAACAGAACAGATCtgttacaaacagaaacactaaaACACTCAAAcgattcaaataaaaatatacatacaatGGATACGCACCTTTTTACTGTTCAGTATTTTCAAATTCACCTATTCATGGATTTTACAATGGAACTTAACTTCAAATAGAgcttatttaaattattcaacaccaaaaaagtGCAGCTGGAAAGCTGAAACTCCTGGgagcaatgctacttgacacaaTGTTAGGGGTTGCAAATCAGCCAATCCTGAAGtgtcattcattttccttggcactgattggcagTACCTTTAAGAACTTAAgtaaggaagactgtagatgttagcttaTGCAGTACAGCCAAGACGGTTCTCACTGTGCGTTTATTACGGTATAAACAGGCAGTTAGAGAAGCGTTTTCAATGGGGTCTCAtgtatttgcacattttagctATTCATGAGTTGCTGTGGTCTTTAACCCCCATGAATAGTTTTGGTTCGCTCTATTATATATTTTGTTCAGAAAAACAATAGATTTACATATAGAGCAAAATCGACTCCCTTTCTCCTTTGATGTGGAAATAGGCAAACAATAACTTTTACAGTTGACAACAAACTGGACTGGAGACTCAATAGTGAGGCTGTttacaaaatgggaaaaagcaGCATACTTACTGAGAAAGTGAAGATCCTTCAGTTTTTACACCAAGACATGGAGAGTGTAATCTGTTTTGCCAATATGTTTGGGGGTAGCAGCATCAGAACTAGAGGCttaaaaaaccaaacaagcCGATAAAGGAGGTTGATTCTGTTCTGGGGATTACTCTGGGACCTCTGGAGAATATTGTATAAAGAGggatttttcagaaaacaaagagcATTACGGACAACCCTGCGCTTCCTTCTCATCAGCCTGTCCCACACAACAGagcgtcttcagtcagaggcctcttgaGAACCGCTGTAATACTGACCACATCAGATCTTTCTTCCTCACAGTCATCATCAACTCCTTGATGAAcctcttattttatttgaaatgaattgAATATGAATCGTTATTTGTACTCTGTGTGAACATGGAATATTGCTACTGAATATGTTGGTGAAATAAACTTTCAGACGgtaaagaatttattttaaaacttgccGTAAAGACAGCAGTGATTTATAAGTATTtacatgtaatttatttaagctgtcggaagtgtttttattttctgacagaaGGAGACATTAAATCAGATACTTTCTTCTGGGGAGACACTTTGAGACACCCTCCTGTAAGCAGCGCATCTGGAGGTCGCTCTAAGCACAGTTGTTTGAAAAACTACAACATATGTTGGGGATTCTGCACTTTGTGTGTTCGAGTTGGCACAGATCCCTGTCTACACCTCCCATCTGTTTACATTGTCAGGTGCTTGATGAGGCGAGACCACTCATTTGTCAAACAACATGTGGGATAACAGAAGTGGAgatgggggtgtgtgtgcgtgtgtctgtgGAGTAAGCAGCAGATAATGACTTTTCTGTGTtcgtgg
The genomic region above belongs to Xiphophorus maculatus strain JP 163 A chromosome 12, X_maculatus-5.0-male, whole genome shotgun sequence and contains:
- the rasef gene encoding ras and EF-hand domain-containing protein, which encodes MASTNKAAEEEQGRLRSLFHTYDVDNSGRIEKDEFSAICQELQVPTDEAEGIFSRLDADSDGTVTLEEFLSGFTDQHEKEQIEKEEEKEEEDMNLPVEEFSINKEQVMISQPQSSVKGMSAEERDRLHALFRAYDVDNSGRIERNEFLTICAELQVSAVEADRIFQRLDVDQDGTVTLQEFIHGFHDRYGEDMESDGGQVSIAWETFEKRLGEQAKFIPRHEQAATLYQNISLTEPRLIPQFEKVIMNFAKEIKQQNSEMENLALAIKRAQDQASMQLSEMEEEMEQRIQAAERKTHEQEKKRTEAALSELRRSYDTEVCELQCKIQRMQMIEQKYKNITVKDESPALKKKINELTLENQKLKQELLKSQTKVACLQSEMDGLKTELTDQSMNSERDEELMKHFADERDILESQIEVLQTANRKLHDTNDSLRSTLEKITRSGNGGSPGDIKNRNRSKSICYPSPHALLDRLGQRLDDFPLYPRRPSCDTLALAICDPGLRRRHSSECEEDSLPEIYVDSGMSTLRGSHGGYDWEPEVQGQDGEEEEKKDSILGENSDTEPAETQDGESAIGSDCSSVLDWKPTDSLGSTTPPAPTTKKTISAISFQNDDKENADLGYMTSEKAYRIVLAGDVAVGKSSFLLRLCKNEFKLNSSTTLGVDFQMKTLIVDGEPVLLQLWDTAGQERFRSIAKSYFRRADGVLLLYDVNCEKTFLNVRDWVDMIEDMAHDDIPIMLVGNKCDLRQDGDKSVPTSYGQKLAMTYNTLFCETSAKDGSNILEAVLHLARLVIKQATFEEKHHQSLTSLNAPKNKPKFSCCT